TCCACATAAACAGATCTCATTTGCTAGATTAGAACATGACAAGTGGACATGGCTGCCACCACACTTGGGAATTCATGACTGCACCTACAAGGATGGCCTACTGTATGCAGTGACGTCATTTGGGGAAATCTTCTCGTTTGATCTCGACGCCACTGTGATCACAGCAAAGGTAATTATGGGCAGGACAAAGGAGTATGCGTGTGAGAGAATTTATATTGTTCATGCTCCATGTGGTGATCTGCTGCAAGTTTGGAAACCACAGGAGGGGAATGGTAATTGGGTTGATGAAATCACTGGCTTTCCAGCTCTTGTGAGCAACACTCAGAACACAAGAATATTTAGAGTTGACACTGTGGCTAAAAAGCTGGTGCAAATATTTAGCTTGGATGACCATGTGTTGTTTATTGGGAATAACCAGACATCTTGTCTTGGTGTTAGTGAGTACCCACAGCTGAAGGCAAATCATGTGTATTTTACAGATGATTTCGAGTGCTTGTCCTCCAAGAGCATGTGGGGTCTCCGCCTTGATATTGGAGTCCTTAACCTGGAAGATAAGAGCATCGATGAAATTGTAGCACCTCGGCTTTTCCTCAAGTGTCGAGCTCCTGTGTTTCTCGTACCGAATCCTAGCATGATGAATTCAACTCTCCACGGTTAGACAAAAGGTCCCAATATGTTTGTGTGTGTTTAGTagagtgcccgtgcgttgcaacgggaagtgTAAAGACAAGAAAATTaaggaaaagttaaaaaaaattacattatgtaattaattaattaaaatacaaattttcttaaaaatttggatatttttttaagttggtaggtgtataattaaattataattacactctttggaattttattgaaattttcagagcttaattgctaattttgataatacaaagaTAGTTTCAGCATTTATTCTTCAGCCCGCGAATTAAAATTTCTCGTTCATTCTCTTCTGGGTAACCGAAGGTGATGTGCTATTTGATGCGGACTCTGTATGATTTGTTGTGTGTTGGACCCGGGATGTTGCGGACAAAAATAGGTGAGGACGGATGAAAATTTCACCGGAAGATTAGGTATAGGTATATAGAatgttagattagattagattagaggtAGATAACATATAAACGATGAAATCGGATAGAAATcggacttttttctttttacatacAATCGGACTTTTTtcgctcttttttttattttagacgGACGATGgaaacattttcaaatttttgaagtttaagtagagatagagattagcCATTTTTGTTTTCTTAGAGAGTATTATCACGGAAAACGTGGTAGtttattaatctataattaattaagtattagtaaaaaatagattaatatgttttctaaaacaactttcgtatagataaTTCTTGcgaaaaatgcaccgtttagtagtcttagagcaagtataatagtaggctataagccggctaaatgctgatgtggaggagagaagagaggagagagaggagaagcgggctgtaaacttacagccggctcggacacaagaaccaagaaactatATGAGAGACAAGTGGAccctatattaattgtaaagagctaactattatatgggtaggcTGAGAGAAGGCTATAAAGAATCTTATAGCCAACAAGTCGGCTGTattattaaccttgctcttaaAAGGAAATAACAGCCTTAAGGGACCTAAACTTAACTTATTCCGTTCGGAGCATACATGCGGCCCATGAGACGACCCAATTGTATGGCGGCCTGGGAATCGCGGCCCGACGCGGGAGCAGCCACAGCCGTCCGATCTGATCAATGCTCTAGATTGTTCCaaacctatataaaagttcagtagctaaaccctaaccctaaaatcattttttctcccctctctctcaaaaTGACGCTgtcgcctctccccctccgccgtggcggcgccgctccccctccccctcccacggtGACGCCGTCGCCTCTCCCCTCCGCCACGGTGgcgccgctccccctcccccacccacGGTGGCTGGCTGCGGCCagcggcaggaggggaggcggtgggcaggggcggcgccctcccctccgcaggatctagcgggaggggaggcagcggcggcgcggcgtctctgccgtggcggcgccgctccccttcccccaccggcggcggcgccgttcccACTCCTCCTCCCACGATGGCAGGCGGGTGCAGCGTCCTCCCCTTCGCCGGATCCAGCGGGAAGGGaggctccccctcccccaccggcggcggtgtcgttacccctccccctccccctcctcctcctcctcccacggtGGCAGGCAGGGAtggtgccctcccctccgccggatccagcaGGAGGAGAGGTAGCGGCGGCCCGGCATCCCTGCGGCGACGGTGGCACCCTCCCCTTCCGACGTCGGTGTTTTTGTGCTTGTGATGTTCTTGTGTTGTCGTTGTTGTTGATGAAATATGTTCTTGTGATCTTGTAGTAGTATTTTCTCTAGGATTTTATGATGATTCCGATTTGTATTTGGATTGAGATTGATATTTTGTTTTTGGTTGGATTGGATGTGGGATTTGGAGAGGAGGTGCGCGTGAGGTTACGGAGGGACGAAAAATCGGTGTGATGATTGGAAAAATACGAAtgtttatattagttatagatatatacgtatgtataaactttgtatatgtgtatataaagtttatacgtatgtatatgtagtatatatgtacgcttgtagatatatataattttttatgtatacacttttaatttataaaaaatatatatacgtcTATAAAGTATGTGTGCGTACGtagaaaaaacccaaaaaaatacacgtaatataaacttt
The nucleotide sequence above comes from Oryza glaberrima chromosome 11, OglaRS2, whole genome shotgun sequence. Encoded proteins:
- the LOC127753843 gene encoding uncharacterized protein LOC127753843 isoform X2; amino-acid sequence: MEMCSREEIMDLCPQNMCCVIPQVLPKQLCLPPCSTKEELRTILTETTAREFSDLPHDILMDIIAMLEIPDALRAASVCSSWRSVHIKLHNLGNLAEKRTYKLTLPEPPISRRYLLGSSDGWLVTADERSEMHILNPITGEQIALPSVITINQVTPIFNRKGELCKYRYSRHTAEGVTESPMTLPLDKLRYFFHCKAFVFYDKFVRSYIVVLIHDPHKQISFARLEHDKWTWLPPHLGIHDCTYKDGLLYAVTSFGEIFSFDLDATVITAKVIMGRTKEYACERIYIVHAPCGDLLQVWKPQEGNGNWVDEITGFPALVSNTQNTRIFRVDTVAKKLVQIFSLDDHVLFIGNNQTSCLGVSEYPQLKANHVYFTDDFECLSSKSMWGLRLDIGVLNLEDKSIDEIVAPRLFLKCRAPVFLVPNPSMMNSTLHG